Proteins encoded by one window of Bubalus kerabau isolate K-KA32 ecotype Philippines breed swamp buffalo chromosome 22, PCC_UOA_SB_1v2, whole genome shotgun sequence:
- the LOC129636858 gene encoding olfactory receptor 13G1-like — protein sequence MLAPSRAVMNQTLVTEFFILGFSETPGLRTLLFFAFLLLYTVALSGNLLIVVVISSSSALHTPMYFFLVNLAVVDILCTSTILPELLVGMVASKTISYGGCMAQLFFFTWSMGAELLLFSAMAYDCYVAICRPLHYGALMGPRVCALLAGVVWTVSLINTSVNTSLLLRLPFCRSNVVEHFFCEIPPLLKLSCAPTQLNETMAFTADIFLAVGNFSVITLSYGCIIGSILRMRSAVGKRRAFSTCSSHLLVVTLYYSTVIYTYIRPASSYSLDKDKLVSVIYTSVAPSLNPLIYSLRNMEVKAALRRLLSCC from the coding sequence atgctggcaccctccAGGGCTGTGATGAACCAGACGCTAGTCACCGAGTTCTTCATTCTGGGGTTCTCAGAAACACCTGGGCTGCGAACGCTGCTCTTTTTCGCCTTCCTGCTTCTGTACACAGTGGCCCTCTCTGGAAACCTGCTCATTGTGGTGGTCATCAGCTCCAGTTCAGccctgcacacccccatgtacttcttcctggtcAACCTGGCCGTGGTGGACATTCTCTGCACGTCCACGATCCTACCTGAGCTTCTGGTGGGCATGGTGGCCAGCAAGACCATCTCCTATGGGGGCTGCATGGCCCAGCTCTTCTTCTTCACGTGGTCCATGGGGGCCGAGCTGCTGCTCTTCTCGGCCATGGCCTATGACTGCTACGTGGCCATCTGCCGGCCCCTGCACTACGGCGCCCTCATGGGCCCCCGGGTGTGCGCGCTCTTGGCGGGGGTGGTGTGGACAGTCAGCCTGATCAACACCAGCGTGAACACGAGTCTCTTGCTTCGCCTGCCCTTCTGCCGCTCCAACGTGGTGGAGCACTTCTTCTGTGAGATCCCCCCTCTGCTGAAGCTCTCCTGTGCCCCGACCCAGCTGAATGAAACCATGGCCTTCACGGCAGACATCTTCCTGGCCGTGGGGAACTTCTCGGTGATCACGCTGTCCTACGGCTGCATCATCGGCAGCATCCTGCGCATGCGCTCGGCGGTGGGCAAGCGGCGcgccttctccacctgctcctcccacctcctggTGGTCACCTTGTACTATTCCACCGTCATCTACACTTACATCCGCCCCGCGTCCAGCTACTCGCTGGACAAGGACAAGCTGGTGTCGGTGATCTACACTTCCGTGGCCCCCTCTCTGAACCCCCTCATCTACTCACTGAGAAACATGGAGGTCAAGGCGGCGCTCAGGAGGCTTCTGTCCTGCTGCTGA